A single region of the Massilia sp. erpn genome encodes:
- the moaC gene encoding cyclic pyranopterin monophosphate synthase MoaC, translating into MNDQNPDQLTHFDASGQAHMVDVGAKQETHRIAVATGSIRMKAETLAIILAGTAKKGDVLGIARIAAIMGAKKTSDLVPLCHPLALTRVTVDFETDEAASSVHCRAQVETYGKTGVEMEALTAVQVGLLTVYDMCKAVDRGMVMTDIRVMEKHGGKSGDWSATS; encoded by the coding sequence ATGAACGACCAGAATCCCGACCAGCTCACCCACTTCGACGCATCCGGCCAAGCCCATATGGTGGACGTTGGCGCCAAACAGGAAACCCACCGTATCGCCGTGGCGACCGGCAGTATCCGCATGAAAGCGGAAACCCTTGCCATTATTCTAGCGGGAACGGCCAAAAAGGGGGATGTCCTGGGCATCGCCCGCATCGCCGCCATCATGGGCGCGAAAAAGACCAGCGACCTGGTGCCGCTGTGCCACCCGCTGGCCCTGACCCGCGTCACGGTCGATTTCGAGACCGATGAGGCCGCCTCCAGCGTGCATTGCCGCGCCCAGGTCGAAACCTATGGCAAGACCGGGGTCGAGATGGAAGCGCTGACGGCGGTGCAGGTCGGCCTGCTCACGGTCTACGATATGTGCAAGGCCGTGGACCGGGGCATGGTGATGACCGATATCCGCGTGATGGAGAAGCACGGCGGCAAGTCGGGGGACTGGAGCGCGACGAGTTAA
- a CDS encoding M48 family metalloprotease, with product MYRYDSTVNANRFPLRLLSSLAASLLLAFPLATAQTQLPASKTPNLPNLGEAASEDLSPVMERKLGEEIMRDIRRDHDYLDDPPILEYLNNLGNILVTARPGARGDANFNYNFFAVRDPMLNAFALPGGFIAVHSALLLAAQSESELASVLSHEIGHVAQRHIARQLGQQRQDSLIPLAAMILAALAAKSSGDAAMGVFTAGQGLAIQRQLNFGRDAEREADRVGFQIMGEAGFDTSGMVAFFQRMQAATRNYSDLLPAYLLTHPLTTERIADIQARIREQPYKQRLDNLDFFLVRSRARVLQDESTKGLAEATVFFENQIEQQSRQQISAGQYGLAMVALKKRDFAAAQKWLDKCRATIDRPPAPGAFSSPVPKGQTATVLAYLSLEIKLEQEDKPAVIQQALQEAETAHVRFPLSRGIVYQYADALIKSGKLEDAARFLRDQVQLYREEPELYDLLAQAYSKQGKISLQHIALAESYVLQGGTMAALDQLVLARKASDASFYDQAVIDARERELQARRREAMGEKKKD from the coding sequence ATGTACAGGTATGATAGCACCGTGAATGCAAACCGTTTCCCCCTCCGCCTGCTGAGTTCTCTCGCCGCTTCCCTGTTGCTGGCCTTCCCGCTGGCGACGGCGCAAACCCAATTGCCCGCCTCCAAAACGCCGAACCTGCCCAATCTGGGCGAGGCGGCCAGCGAAGACTTGTCGCCGGTGATGGAGCGCAAGCTGGGCGAGGAAATCATGCGCGATATCCGCCGCGACCATGATTATCTGGACGATCCGCCCATCCTCGAATACCTGAATAATCTGGGTAATATCCTGGTGACGGCGCGTCCCGGCGCGCGCGGCGATGCCAATTTCAATTACAACTTCTTCGCTGTGCGCGATCCGATGCTGAACGCCTTCGCGTTGCCGGGTGGCTTTATCGCCGTGCACTCGGCCCTGCTGCTGGCGGCGCAGTCGGAGTCCGAGCTGGCCTCGGTGCTGTCGCACGAGATCGGCCACGTGGCGCAGCGCCATATCGCGCGCCAGCTGGGCCAGCAGCGCCAGGATTCGCTGATTCCGCTGGCGGCCATGATCCTGGCGGCGCTGGCGGCCAAGTCCAGCGGCGATGCGGCCATGGGCGTGTTTACGGCGGGGCAGGGCTTGGCGATCCAGCGCCAGCTTAACTTCGGCCGCGACGCCGAGCGTGAGGCTGACCGGGTCGGTTTCCAGATCATGGGCGAAGCCGGTTTCGATACCAGCGGCATGGTGGCCTTCTTCCAGCGCATGCAGGCGGCCACGCGCAATTACAGCGACCTGCTGCCGGCCTATCTGCTGACGCACCCCTTGACCACCGAACGTATCGCCGACATCCAGGCCCGCATCCGCGAGCAGCCGTATAAGCAGCGCCTGGACAACCTGGATTTCTTCCTGGTGCGTTCGCGCGCCCGCGTGCTGCAGGACGAGAGCACCAAGGGCCTGGCCGAAGCCACGGTCTTCTTCGAAAACCAGATCGAGCAGCAAAGCCGGCAGCAGATCTCCGCCGGCCAGTATGGCCTGGCCATGGTGGCACTGAAGAAGCGCGACTTTGCCGCCGCCCAGAAGTGGCTCGACAAATGCCGCGCCACCATCGACCGTCCGCCCGCGCCGGGCGCCTTCAGTTCGCCGGTGCCGAAGGGACAGACGGCCACGGTGCTGGCCTATCTATCGCTGGAAATCAAGCTGGAGCAGGAAGACAAGCCGGCCGTGATCCAGCAAGCCTTGCAGGAAGCCGAAACGGCCCATGTGCGCTTCCCGCTGTCGCGCGGCATCGTCTACCAGTATGCCGATGCGCTGATCAAGTCGGGCAAGCTGGAGGATGCGGCGCGCTTCCTGCGCGATCAGGTACAACTCTACCGTGAAGAGCCGGAGCTGTACGATCTGCTGGCGCAAGCCTACTCCAAGCAGGGCAAGATCTCGCTGCAGCATATCGCGCTGGCCGAATCCTATGTGCTGCAAGGCGGCACCATGGCGGCCCTGGACCAGCTGGTGCTGGCGCGCAAGGCCAGCGACGCGTCCTTCTACGATCAGGCCGTGATCGATGCGCGCGAGCGCGAACTGCAGGCGCGCCGCCGCGAAGCGATGGGCGAGAAGAAAAAGGACTAA
- a CDS encoding DUF2946 family protein, whose protein sequence is MDEIVRQAMAKWPNVPHCYGWLALDARGHWRMRDERTQHLNLAGDKLSNPALVGFIVRNYLRDERGCWYFQNGPQRVYLNLEATPFIAHTDPTQGFVLHTGDPLGPVDGAWLTERGELILRSGHNVAQLDDRDTAEVLERLRLDGEPASDDALLAWLDAKHAGAGHLTLDIGERRLKVELLAHDDVPRRLGFVRLPEPAPEQA, encoded by the coding sequence ATGGATGAAATTGTTCGACAGGCGATGGCCAAATGGCCGAATGTCCCCCACTGCTACGGCTGGCTGGCGCTCGATGCGCGCGGCCACTGGCGCATGCGCGACGAGCGCACCCAGCACCTCAACTTGGCCGGCGACAAGCTGAGCAACCCGGCCCTGGTGGGTTTTATCGTGCGCAATTACCTGCGCGACGAGCGCGGCTGCTGGTATTTCCAGAACGGGCCGCAGCGCGTCTATCTGAACCTGGAGGCGACGCCCTTCATCGCCCACACCGATCCCACACAGGGTTTTGTGCTGCATACCGGCGATCCGCTGGGACCGGTCGATGGCGCCTGGCTCACCGAGCGCGGCGAGCTGATCCTGCGCAGCGGCCATAATGTGGCCCAGCTCGACGACCGCGACACGGCCGAAGTGCTGGAGCGCCTGCGCCTGGACGGCGAACCCGCCAGCGACGATGCCCTGCTGGCCTGGCTCGACGCCAAGCACGCCGGCGCCGGCCACCTGACCCTGGATATCGGCGAGCGCCGCCTCAAGGTCGAGCTGCTGGCGCACGACGATGTGCCGCGCCGCCTGGGCTTCGTGCGCCTGCCTGAACCGGCGCCAGAGCAGGCTTAG
- a CDS encoding YheT family hydrolase, whose translation MDYLAPRWLPNGHLQTIYPALCLPKPAVRLRRERWDTPDGDFIDVDFVDGAPGQPFVLMFHGLEGSSASHYARAMMAEVAARGWSGAVPHFRGCSGEANRAPRFYHSGDAAEADWIIRRLHLRATGKFYATGVSLGGNVLLRWLGESQHQAELVDAACAVSAPLDLAAGGKALSSGLNRLYTRMFLQTLKPKCEAKLAHFPGLFDLQALRGAQDLYAFDNVVTAPLHGYRDTDDYWHRASARHVLGDITVPTLVLNAQNDPFLPGIHLPRRAAARVVLDYPAEGGHVGFASGRLPGSLGWLPRRLLHFLQGGAATRAPHTDSVCEA comes from the coding sequence ATGGACTATCTCGCCCCCCGCTGGCTGCCTAACGGCCATCTGCAAACCATTTATCCGGCGCTGTGCCTGCCGAAGCCGGCCGTGCGCCTGCGGCGCGAGCGCTGGGACACGCCGGACGGCGATTTCATCGATGTCGATTTCGTCGACGGCGCGCCGGGCCAGCCCTTCGTGCTGATGTTCCACGGCCTGGAAGGCTCGTCGGCCAGCCACTACGCGCGCGCCATGATGGCCGAAGTGGCGGCGCGCGGCTGGTCGGGCGCCGTACCGCATTTCCGCGGCTGCTCGGGCGAAGCCAACCGCGCGCCGCGCTTCTACCATTCCGGCGATGCGGCCGAGGCCGACTGGATCATCCGCCGCCTGCACCTGCGCGCCACGGGCAAGTTTTATGCGACCGGCGTTTCGCTGGGCGGCAATGTGCTGCTGCGCTGGCTGGGCGAATCCCAGCACCAGGCCGAGCTGGTCGACGCCGCCTGCGCCGTTTCGGCCCCGCTCGACCTGGCGGCCGGCGGCAAGGCGCTGTCGAGCGGCCTCAACCGGCTGTACACGCGCATGTTCCTGCAAACGCTGAAACCGAAGTGCGAGGCCAAGCTGGCGCATTTCCCCGGCCTGTTCGATCTGCAGGCGCTGCGTGGCGCCCAGGATCTATACGCTTTCGACAATGTGGTGACGGCGCCGCTGCACGGCTACCGCGATACCGACGATTACTGGCACCGCGCCAGCGCGCGCCATGTGCTGGGCGATATCACGGTGCCGACCCTGGTGCTGAATGCGCAAAACGATCCCTTCCTGCCCGGCATCCACCTGCCGCGGCGGGCGGCGGCGCGCGTCGTGCTCGACTATCCGGCCGAGGGCGGCCACGTGGGCTTTGCCAGCGGCCGCCTGCCGGGCAGCCTGGGCTGGCTGCCGCGCCGCCTGTTACACTTCCTGCAGGGCGGCGCCGCGACCCGCGCGCCGCACACGGATTCCGTTTGCGAGGCATAA
- a CDS encoding nuclear transport factor 2 family protein, with product MKKKQLNGSAAEVEAAFYDALNRADIEALMALWSDEDEIVCIHPGGARLIGHRAIRESWTMILEQGGLHILPSQLHETHTLMSSVHTVVEGVTAASGEPAHLLATNVYAKTPKGWRMVLHHVSVAPGPVPNEPHAQVLH from the coding sequence ATGAAAAAGAAGCAGTTGAACGGCAGCGCTGCCGAGGTTGAGGCCGCTTTCTACGATGCATTGAACCGGGCCGATATCGAGGCCCTGATGGCCCTCTGGTCCGATGAGGATGAAATCGTCTGCATCCATCCGGGCGGTGCGCGCCTGATCGGCCACCGCGCCATCCGCGAATCCTGGACCATGATTCTGGAACAGGGCGGTCTGCACATCCTGCCCTCGCAGCTGCACGAAACCCATACGCTGATGAGTTCGGTGCACACCGTGGTCGAGGGCGTGACCGCCGCCAGCGGCGAGCCGGCCCACCTGCTTGCCACCAATGTCTACGCCAAGACGCCCAAGGGCTGGCGCATGGTGCTGCACCATGTGTCGGTCGCGCCGGGCCCCGTGCCGAATGAGCCGCATGCCCAGGTCCTGCACTGA
- a CDS encoding zinc-finger domain-containing protein, producing the protein MSNATQPVELEGKDLPAHCPNPAMPLWSSHPRVFLEFKDGTAKCPYCGTEYRLKPGTVVSHH; encoded by the coding sequence ATGAGCAACGCCACCCAGCCAGTCGAACTCGAAGGCAAAGACCTGCCGGCCCACTGCCCTAATCCGGCCATGCCGCTGTGGTCCTCGCACCCACGCGTTTTCCTGGAGTTCAAGGATGGTACCGCCAAATGCCCTTATTGCGGCACCGAATACCGCCTGAAACCGGGCACCGTCGTTTCCCACCACTAA
- a CDS encoding AzlC family ABC transporter permease, whose protein sequence is MSESLTEPTPPTPLPHVNVDAHHEASWREGLKTGTPTLFGIAAWGLVVGIAMVKSGLTVPQALGMTLLVFAGSAQLASLPLIAANAPIWVIFATALMVNLRFVIFSALLAQHFSHLPWRQRVALGYVSGDMTVAIFLQKYTSEEPQLGKLSYLKGLLYPNWAAWQVGAIVGIFLGSAVPSEWGLGFAGTLAIICITVPMVASRPTLVGVLVAGVVAVAAAGLPYKLGLLAAVVVGMVAAIATDEMLVNRKLKGK, encoded by the coding sequence ATGAGTGAGTCCTTGACCGAACCCACCCCACCCACCCCTTTGCCGCACGTCAATGTTGACGCCCACCATGAAGCCTCATGGCGGGAAGGCTTGAAAACCGGCACGCCCACGCTATTCGGCATTGCCGCTTGGGGGCTGGTGGTCGGCATTGCCATGGTCAAGAGCGGCCTGACGGTGCCGCAAGCACTGGGCATGACCCTGCTGGTCTTCGCCGGCTCGGCCCAACTGGCCTCCCTGCCCCTGATCGCGGCGAATGCGCCGATCTGGGTGATTTTCGCCACCGCCCTGATGGTCAACCTGCGGTTTGTGATCTTTTCAGCCTTGCTGGCCCAGCATTTCTCGCACCTGCCATGGCGCCAGCGCGTTGCGCTCGGCTATGTCTCGGGCGATATGACGGTGGCGATCTTCCTGCAGAAATACACGAGCGAGGAGCCGCAACTGGGCAAGCTGTCCTACCTGAAAGGCTTGCTGTATCCAAACTGGGCGGCCTGGCAGGTCGGCGCCATTGTCGGCATCTTCCTTGGCAGCGCCGTGCCGAGCGAATGGGGCCTGGGCTTTGCCGGCACGCTGGCGATCATCTGCATCACCGTGCCCATGGTGGCCAGCCGGCCGACCCTGGTGGGCGTATTGGTGGCGGGCGTGGTGGCGGTGGCGGCCGCCGGCCTGCCTTACAAGCTGGGCCTGCTGGCCGCCGTGGTGGTCGGCATGGTCGCCGCCATCGCCACGGATGAAATGCTGGTCAACCGCAAACTCAAAGGAAAGTAA
- a CDS encoding AzlD domain-containing protein — protein MSDWEIWATIGVLALATAATRSSFWLVGHHLTIPRRVNDMLRYAPACALAAIIAPDLLLNEGQLQLEVGNIKLLAGIAAIAYYLLRRNMLETIVFGMAFFTGLRLLHLF, from the coding sequence ATGTCTGACTGGGAAATTTGGGCCACGATCGGCGTACTGGCCCTGGCCACCGCCGCCACCCGCAGCTCCTTCTGGCTGGTGGGCCACCACCTCACGATCCCGCGCCGCGTGAACGATATGCTGCGCTATGCCCCGGCCTGTGCGCTGGCGGCCATCATCGCCCCCGACCTGCTGCTGAACGAGGGCCAGTTGCAACTGGAAGTGGGCAATATCAAGCTGCTGGCCGGCATTGCCGCCATCGCCTACTACCTGCTGCGCCGGAATATGCTGGAAACCATCGTCTTCGGCATGGCGTTTTTCACCGGCCTGCGGCTCTTGCATTTGTTCTAA
- a CDS encoding phosphoglycerate kinase: protein MQAVLNFIRLQDLVAQNALQGKRVFIRADLNVPQDDAGKITEDTRIRASVPAIQAAVAAGAKVMVTSHLGRPTEGEFKPEDSLAPVAARLAELLGQPVELKQNWVDGAGLESLANGQVVLLENVRVNKGEKKNADELAQKMAKLCDVYVNDAFGTAHRAEASTHGIAKFAPVACAGPLLAAELDALGKALGAPARPLLAIVAGSKVSSKLSILKSLADKVDNLIVGGGIANTFMLAAGLKIGKSLAEADLVAEAKAIIDLMAARGAQVPIPVDVVCAKEFAPTAAATVKDVADVADDDMILDIGPKTAKLLAEQIGAAGTIVWNGPVGVFEFDQFGEGTKTLALAIAGSKGFSIAGGGDTLAAIAKYDITDKIGYISTGGGAFLEFLEGKVLPAVEILVQRSKQ, encoded by the coding sequence ATGCAAGCTGTTCTGAACTTCATTCGTCTGCAGGATCTGGTCGCGCAAAACGCGCTGCAAGGCAAGCGGGTCTTCATCCGCGCCGATTTGAACGTGCCGCAAGATGATGCCGGCAAGATCACCGAAGATACGCGCATCCGCGCTTCCGTGCCGGCCATCCAGGCCGCCGTGGCTGCTGGCGCCAAGGTGATGGTGACGTCCCACCTGGGCCGTCCGACCGAGGGCGAGTTCAAGCCGGAAGACAGCCTGGCGCCCGTGGCCGCCCGTCTGGCCGAGCTGCTGGGCCAGCCGGTGGAACTGAAACAGAACTGGGTCGATGGCGCCGGCCTGGAAAGCCTGGCCAACGGCCAAGTCGTGCTGCTGGAAAACGTGCGCGTCAACAAGGGCGAGAAAAAGAACGCCGACGAGCTGGCCCAGAAAATGGCCAAGCTGTGCGACGTCTACGTCAACGACGCCTTCGGCACCGCTCACCGCGCCGAAGCCTCCACCCACGGCATCGCCAAATTCGCGCCGGTCGCCTGCGCCGGCCCGCTGCTGGCCGCCGAGCTCGACGCGCTGGGCAAAGCCCTGGGCGCGCCGGCCCGTCCACTGCTGGCCATCGTCGCCGGCTCCAAGGTGTCGAGCAAGCTGTCGATCCTGAAATCGCTGGCCGACAAGGTCGACAATCTGATCGTCGGCGGCGGCATCGCCAACACCTTCATGCTGGCCGCCGGCCTGAAAATCGGCAAGTCGCTGGCCGAAGCCGATCTGGTGGCCGAAGCCAAAGCCATCATCGACCTGATGGCCGCGCGCGGCGCACAAGTGCCGATCCCGGTCGACGTGGTGTGCGCCAAGGAGTTCGCGCCCACCGCCGCCGCCACCGTCAAGGATGTGGCCGACGTGGCCGACGACGATATGATCCTCGACATCGGCCCGAAAACGGCCAAGCTGCTGGCTGAGCAGATCGGCGCCGCCGGCACCATCGTCTGGAACGGCCCGGTCGGCGTGTTCGAGTTCGACCAGTTCGGCGAAGGCACCAAGACCCTGGCGCTGGCCATTGCCGGCTCCAAGGGCTTCTCGATCGCTGGTGGCGGCGACACCCTGGCGGCGATTGCAAAATACGATATTACCGATAAAATCGGTTATATCTCGACCGGCGGCGGCGCCTTCCTGGAATTCCTGGAAGGCAAGGTTCTGCCAGCGGTCGAAATCCTGGTTCAACGCAGCAAGCAGTAA
- the pyk gene encoding pyruvate kinase yields the protein MSRGTKIVATIGPASTDLNVLIRMIRAGVDVVRLNFSHGKAQDHIDRAKLVRQAAAECGKEVAIMADMQGPKIRVGKFENNKIDLANGDKFILDAKWGENGELGNQERVGLDYKNLPSDLRGGDLLLLNDGLIVLVVDKIVGHEIFTTVKIGGELSNNKGINRQGGGLTAPALTAKDMEDIKVAMSFQADFLAISFPKNATDMEMARQLANIAGEPFGHKPMMIAKIERAEAIPALQDILNASDGIMVARGDLAVEVGNAAVPALQKRMIRMARESNKIAITATQMMESMIFNAVPTRAEVSDVANAVLDGTDAVMTSAETASGKYPVETVEMMAAICIEAEQSEYNKLDADFLNARFTRIDQSIAYGALFTAHHLRVKAIVALTESGSTALWMSRHNIDTPIIALTPSVTTQRKACLYRNVCTFQLTQDAPTDVVLRSAEDLLVKQGIAEKGDMIVVTWGAPMGKVGGTNALRIVKVGEFTHRAETAR from the coding sequence ATGTCCCGTGGCACTAAAATCGTCGCAACCATCGGCCCTGCTTCCACCGATCTGAATGTTCTGATCCGCATGATCCGCGCTGGCGTGGATGTGGTGCGTCTGAACTTTTCGCATGGCAAGGCCCAGGACCATATCGATCGTGCCAAGCTGGTGCGGCAGGCGGCGGCGGAGTGCGGCAAGGAAGTGGCGATCATGGCCGATATGCAGGGTCCGAAGATCCGCGTCGGCAAGTTCGAGAACAATAAGATTGACCTGGCCAACGGCGATAAATTCATCCTCGACGCGAAATGGGGCGAGAACGGCGAACTGGGCAACCAGGAACGCGTCGGCCTCGACTACAAGAACCTGCCGAGCGACCTGCGCGGCGGCGACCTGCTGCTGCTGAACGACGGCCTGATCGTGCTGGTGGTGGACAAGATCGTCGGCCATGAAATCTTCACCACGGTGAAGATCGGCGGCGAGCTGTCGAATAACAAGGGCATCAACCGCCAAGGCGGCGGCCTGACCGCACCGGCCCTGACCGCCAAGGACATGGAAGACATCAAGGTGGCGATGAGCTTCCAGGCCGACTTCCTGGCCATCTCCTTCCCGAAAAACGCCACCGATATGGAAATGGCGCGCCAATTGGCGAATATCGCCGGCGAACCCTTCGGCCACAAGCCGATGATGATCGCCAAGATCGAGCGCGCCGAGGCGATTCCCGCGCTGCAGGACATCCTCAACGCCTCCGACGGCATCATGGTCGCCCGCGGCGACCTGGCGGTGGAAGTGGGCAATGCCGCCGTACCGGCGCTGCAAAAGCGCATGATCCGCATGGCGCGCGAATCGAACAAGATTGCCATTACTGCCACGCAGATGATGGAATCGATGATCTTCAACGCCGTGCCGACCCGCGCCGAAGTGTCGGACGTGGCGAACGCCGTGCTGGATGGCACCGACGCCGTGATGACCTCGGCCGAAACCGCTTCCGGCAAATACCCGGTGGAGACGGTGGAAATGATGGCCGCCATCTGCATCGAAGCCGAGCAATCCGAATACAACAAGCTGGACGCTGACTTCCTCAACGCCCGCTTTACCCGCATCGACCAGTCGATTGCCTATGGTGCGCTGTTTACCGCCCACCACCTGCGCGTGAAAGCGATTGTGGCCCTGACCGAATCCGGCTCCACCGCACTGTGGATGAGCCGCCACAATATCGACACGCCGATCATCGCGCTCACGCCGAGCGTCACCACCCAGCGTAAAGCTTGCCTGTACCGCAATGTCTGCACCTTCCAGCTGACCCAGGACGCGCCCACCGACGTGGTGCTGCGCAGCGCCGAAGACCTGCTGGTCAAGCAGGGCATTGCCGAAAAGGGCGATATGATCGTCGTTACCTGGGGTGCGCCGATGGGCAAAGTGGGCGGCACCAACGCCCTGCGCATTGTGAAAGTGGGCGAATTCACCCACCGCGCGGAAACGGCCCGCTAA
- the fba gene encoding class II fructose-bisphosphate aldolase (catalyzes the reversible aldol condensation of dihydroxyacetonephosphate and glyceraldehyde 3-phosphate in the Calvin cycle, glycolysis, and/or gluconeogenesis): protein MSLVSMRQLLDHAAEHGYGLPAFNVNNLEQVQAIMAAADAVNSPVIMQASAGARKYAGEAFLRHLIDAAVEAYPHIPVVMHQDHGQSPAVCMAAIRSGFTSVMMDGSLEADGKSVASYEYNVEVSREVVKFSHAIGVTVEAELGVLGSLETMKGDKEDGHGAEGTMTREQLLTDVAQAADFVERTQCDALAIAIGTSHGAYKFTRKPTGDILAIDRIKEIHARIPNTHLVMHGSSSVPQDLLAIIREFGGDMKETYGVPVEEIQEGIRHGVRKINIDTDIRLAMTAAVRKYMFENPSKFDPRDFLKPARAAAEEICKARFLSFGCEGRASQIKPLPLEKMAERYKAGQLAQIVK, encoded by the coding sequence ATGTCTCTCGTATCCATGCGCCAGCTGCTGGACCATGCCGCCGAACACGGTTATGGCCTGCCAGCCTTTAACGTCAACAACCTGGAGCAAGTGCAGGCCATCATGGCGGCCGCCGACGCCGTCAACAGCCCGGTCATCATGCAAGCTTCGGCTGGCGCCCGCAAATACGCCGGCGAAGCTTTCCTGCGCCACCTGATCGACGCCGCTGTCGAAGCCTATCCGCACATCCCGGTCGTCATGCACCAGGACCACGGCCAGTCGCCGGCGGTCTGCATGGCCGCGATCCGTTCCGGCTTCACCTCGGTGATGATGGACGGCTCGCTGGAAGCCGACGGCAAATCCGTCGCCTCCTACGAGTACAACGTGGAAGTGTCGCGCGAAGTCGTGAAGTTCTCGCACGCCATCGGCGTGACGGTGGAAGCGGAACTGGGCGTGCTCGGTTCCCTGGAAACCATGAAGGGCGACAAGGAAGACGGCCACGGCGCCGAAGGCACCATGACCCGCGAACAGTTGCTGACCGACGTGGCGCAAGCTGCCGACTTCGTCGAGCGCACCCAGTGCGACGCCCTGGCGATTGCCATCGGCACCTCGCACGGCGCCTACAAGTTCACCCGCAAGCCGACCGGCGACATCCTGGCCATCGACCGCATCAAGGAAATCCACGCCCGCATCCCCAACACCCACCTGGTGATGCACGGTTCCTCCTCCGTGCCGCAAGACCTGCTGGCCATCATCCGCGAATTCGGCGGCGATATGAAGGAAACCTACGGCGTGCCGGTCGAAGAGATCCAGGAAGGCATCCGTCACGGCGTGCGCAAGATCAATATCGACACCGATATCCGCCTGGCCATGACCGCCGCTGTGCGCAAATACATGTTCGAGAACCCATCCAAGTTCGACCCGCGCGACTTCCTCAAGCCGGCCCGTGCCGCCGCCGAGGAAATCTGCAAGGCGCGCTTCCTGTCCTTCGGTTGCGAAGGCCGCGCCAGCCAGATCAAGCCGCTGCCGCTGGAAAAAATGGCCGAACGCTACAAGGCCGGCCAACTGGCCCAGATTGTGAAGTAA
- a CDS encoding phosphoribosylaminoimidazolesuccinocarboxamide synthase: MNSLYQSSIKSLPLLGHGKVRDNYAVGDDKILIVTTDRLSAFDVVMNEPIPGKGMVLNQMSDFWFEKLGHIVPNHLTGVAPESVVAADEVEQVKGRAVVAKRLKPILVEAVVRGYIIGSGWKDYQATGSICGIELPAGLRQADKLPEPLFTPAAKADLGEHDENISFADMEERIGAELAAKMRAISIELYRTAADYAATRGIIIADTKFEFGLDDNGVLHLMDEVLTADSSRFWPADSYAPDMSPPSFDKQFVRDYLETLKDWNKAPPAPALPADVIDKTQAKYFEAIERLTGEKLKV, encoded by the coding sequence ATGAACAGCCTTTACCAATCCTCCATCAAATCCCTGCCCCTGCTGGGCCACGGCAAAGTCCGCGACAACTACGCCGTGGGCGACGACAAGATCCTGATCGTCACCACCGACCGCCTGTCCGCCTTCGACGTCGTGATGAACGAACCGATCCCCGGCAAGGGCATGGTGCTGAACCAGATGAGCGATTTCTGGTTCGAAAAACTGGGCCATATCGTGCCCAACCACTTGACCGGCGTGGCGCCGGAGTCCGTGGTGGCCGCCGATGAGGTGGAGCAGGTCAAAGGCCGCGCCGTGGTCGCCAAGCGCTTGAAGCCGATCCTGGTGGAAGCCGTGGTACGCGGCTACATCATCGGTTCGGGCTGGAAGGATTACCAGGCCACGGGCAGCATCTGCGGCATCGAACTGCCGGCCGGCCTGCGCCAGGCCGACAAGCTGCCGGAGCCGCTGTTCACCCCGGCGGCCAAGGCCGACCTGGGCGAGCACGACGAGAACATCAGCTTCGCTGACATGGAAGAGCGCATCGGCGCCGAGCTGGCTGCCAAGATGCGCGCCATCAGTATCGAGCTGTACCGCACCGCCGCCGACTACGCGGCCACGCGCGGCATCATCATCGCCGACACCAAGTTCGAGTTCGGCCTCGACGACAACGGCGTGCTGCACCTGATGGACGAAGTGCTGACCGCCGATTCCTCGCGCTTCTGGCCGGCCGACTCCTACGCCCCGGACATGTCGCCGCCGTCCTTCGACAAGCAATTCGTGCGCGACTACCTGGAAACCCTGAAGGACTGGAACAAGGCGCCGCCCGCGCCAGCCCTGCCGGCCGACGTGATCGACAAAACCCAGGCCAAGTACTTCGAAGCCATCGAACGCCTGACCGGCGAGAAGCTGAAGGTATAA